The Mycolicibacterium insubricum DNA segment CCGTAACAATGTTGCACTGCAATCTATCTCGACGGTGCCTAGTACGCGCAGATACAGGTAAGTACGGATCGGTTCGGGACCGTTTCTACGGGGAAAATACGGAGTACCCGCAAACCTTCGGCCGACCGTGCCAGCGCGCCGAGAGACGGGGTGCGGAATGCCCCCACCGACCCCGACGGGCGTCCCCCTCAGGGCATAGGGATGGCGAGAGGGAGCAGGTTTTTTCGCGAGGGATCTACTCGGGCCAGGCCACGTCGATCATGTCGTCGGGGTTGAACATGCGCTCGGTGCCGGCCGAGAGCGTGAACGTCATGTAGTAGGTCCGCAGTCCGGTCTCGGTGTCGGTCCAGAACCCGTACTTGGCGTCGGTCACGAACAGCCAGGGCGCGGCGGGATCGTCGGATTCCCTGAGGTAGTAGCGATGTTTGCCGGAGAGCTCACCGGCCTTGCATTGTTCGATCCGCATGTGCTGATCATCTGCTACCGCAGGCGGGATCACCACTTGCGGGTCGTGAGGATCGTCAATCCCGGGGCACCGACGGGGTGTGTTCCGCCGTGGCGGTTGCAGTAGCTTCCGTCTGTCCGGCAGTGACCGGCTGTGTCGGCGAGGGGGATGCCGTAGTGGGCGGCGGCCGCGGCGGCCTTGGCGTCGATGGTGTTGGAGCGGGTGCGGTTGCAGGCGCGGTGGCTGGCATCGACGTTGTCCCAGTCGTCAGCCGGTCCGCCGAGGCTGACGGGCAGCAGGTGGTCGACCTGGAACGCGCCGGGGTCCAGGTAGTGGACGGTGTAGTCGATGTCGCGGCCGCAGATGTGACAGGGACGGAACTGCTTGCGCAGCCGAGCTCGCAGGCGCTTCGCCGCCGCATCGTTCTCACGCTGAGCCACCGCTGGCACCTCCGATCAGAGGGTGAAAGAAAAAACTTTCGGGGGGAGGAGATCCCTATGCCCTGAGTCGGAAGTCCGGTCGGGTCGAGGGGTCGGTGCCCCAGGGTCATCCGGGCCTCACTGCGGCGAGGTTGCGGCGGATGGTCTGGTTGTTCTTGGAGTCGAACGTTTGGGTGAGGGTGGTGGGGTTCATGCCGACGTTGCCGTTGATGACGTAGGACGGCGCAGAGTCGGGGCCGGGTGCACCACCGGAGACCCCGTGCTGGATCGGTTCGGTGACCGGCTGGCTGGCGGTCTTGATGAAGTCTGCGACGCCAGGCAGGCCGATGCCGCCGAGCGCCCCGCCACCGATCCCGCTACCGCCGGTGTCGTCTCCGCCGGAGAGGACGTTCTTGGCGAGTCCTGTTCCCCAGTTCGCCAGGGCCATTGCGGATTTGAAGTTGGGCCAGTCGAAGGGGTTGGAGATGACACTGCCGTCGAATCCGATCCCTTGCAGCAGCCCGGAGATCAGGGACTGGCCGAAGCTTTCCGCGCCCCCGTCGGAACCCTTCAGCTGCTTGTCCGAGCCGTTGGCGGCTTTCTCCTTCGCCGCGGCGAGTTTGTCTTCGGCGATGCCCTGACGTTCCTGCGCCGCCGCCAACCTCTGCGCCGCAGCGTCGCGTTTCTTCTCCGCGATCGCCACCTTGTCCGCCGACGCGCCCTTCGCCTTCAAATCCGCGACGCTCTTCTCCGCCGCATCCAGCGACGCCTGCGCGGAGGTGACCGCGGCCTTGCTGCTGGTGACCCGCGCCGAGGCGGTACGCACCGCCGCCGAACTGCCACCGGAACCGCTACGGCTGGGATCCTCACCACCGGCGATGGCGATCCACGCACGCTGCGGGAACGACGCCGCACCGTCAGCCATCCCGCCGAACGCGCCACCACCGGAGCGGCCACCCATCTCCACATTGACGTTGCCGCCGTTCGGGTCGACGATCGTCCCCGCCGTGTGCCCACCACCGGCGCCGCCGTTGCGCCAACCAACCCAGTACGCGGCGATCCCGGCGGGCGGGTCACCCATCTGGAAGCCGCGCGCCAACAGCGCCTGGCCTTCCGCCGCTGTCCCGAACCGGCCGGACGCGCCGGTCAGATAGTTCACGATGGCGGCCTGGGCGCCGCTGCAGTCCGTGCCGCTGAGAGCGGGCGGCCCGCCGCGCACGTAGGCGCCGCCGCTGATCTGAGAGGCGAACTGCTTCAGCGAGTCGAGGGTGATACCGCCGTCTTCCATGACGGTCATCCCGAACAGGCGGGCGACCTCCGAGAGGATCGCGGCCGACCGCTTCCGCTTCCCCGGCGCGAGGGGAATGTAGGCTTCGCCGCCGGTCTGCTTTTCCGCGAACACCGTGCCGGCGCCGCGACCCGAGTACAGGCCCGCGGTTTCCGGCTTCCGGATGTAGCGGAACCCACCATCGGCCATCGGGACGATCGCCCCAACCAGGCGGGGGCCTGCGACGCCGCCCAGGCCGGGGAGTGATCCGTTCGGTGCCAGCGCCGGGGCGCCGGGCTGGGTTCCACCGGCAGCGTTCTGCAACACCTGGGTGACGGTGATGGTCTTGTTCTCGTCCTTCAGCAGGGCTGCCAGGGCCTGCTGGGTCTGCGACAGGCTGTCCGGGTCGACCTTCGTCATGATCAGCTTCTGATCGACGATCCGGGCCTCGTATCCGAGGTTCTTGAGCAGCTGCAACGTCTGATCGCCGAGCGGGGCGGTGACCTCGATCTGCTTGTCGTTGCCCTCTTTCACCTCGGCGTTCATGGCCTTGAGGAGGTCGAGGACCGCCTTGCCGCCGGGGGTGTCGATCTTGATCGGGTGGTCGGTGGGGATGTCACCGGACTGCAACAGCTGAGCGACCTTACCGAGCTGGCCACCGAAGTCCGAGAGGCTGCCACCCAGCGACTTGTAGGCCGCCTTGATCTTCGGGACGGTGGTCCCGTAGGCCTCGGCCAGCGCGGCGAACTGTTCATCGTTTTGCCGCAGCACCTCGGTCATGTCGCGGCCGTGCTGGGAGTAGTCGGCGGTGGTGTCGGCGAGTTGCTTGAGGACTCCGGCCAGGTCCACGCCGTTGCCGATCTGCTGATCGATCTCACCGTTGGCCAGGAACAGTCGGTCTCCGACGCCGCGGGACGCATCTACCGGGCCTTGCAGTGTGGAGCGGGCCGCGTCGACGGCGCGGGTGTGGGCCGCGGCGGCGTCACCGGCGGTCCGTGCCGGGTTCATCGCATCCATCGCAGCCTTGAGGGCCTTGGTCTTGTCGGCTGCGGTGGCGGTGTTGTCGGCGAGAACCCGCATGGCCGTTGCCATCTCGTAGACACCGGGAGCGACCCCAGCGGCGACGGCCTGCTGCTTCAGGAACTCTCCGCGAGCTAGTCGCATTGCCGCGGCGGTCTTCTGACCACCGTCGCCGGCACCTTCCAGTTTCTGCACGAGCTGGTCGAACACCGGTTGCGACCCGTATGTCACGTCGGCCAGTGTCTGGTTGCTCATCTTCAGCGCATCGAGTGCGGTCTTGGCCTCTCTGGAGGCGTTCGCCTCGTCTCGGATCTCGTTGGCAACCGAGTCGTATTTGCCGCCAAAGCGGGGAGTGATCATTCCTCGAAGAGCTGCCCAGTTCCCGGTCGAGCCGGCCTTGCGGTATTCGTCGGCCCACGATGCCGTGCGTTCGCTCGCGGTTTGAAGTTCGTCGCCTAGTGCCTTGATTCGGTCGACTGCCTCGCCTTTGACGGTGTCGTCGAACGCGCCGCGGGACCGCATTAGCGCCTCGTTGAGGTCGGTCTGAGCCTCTCGTGTTCGCTTGATGGCGTCCTGGTATGCCTGCATCGACTGTGATGCCTGCTGGTTCTTCGCCATGACCGCGCCGATGGCGACGGTGGCGCCCATCAAGGCGATGTTCAGTGGTCCGCCGAGCGCCCCGACGAGACCACCGACGGCAGATTTCATCGAGTTCAGTGCCCCGCTGCCCCGCGCGGCGAGGGTGGACCACGCGGCGTTGGTGCGGCTGATCGATTGCCCGGACATCATCGCCAGGTGCTGCTGGAGGCGCATCTCGTCGCTGAAGCCGCGGAACAGTCCGGTGATCCGGCTGCCGCCGGACTGGATGGATGCGACGCCGCGTCCCCATGCGGCGAACATTCCCGTTGTGGCCGTGCCGGTTTGGGTCATTCCGGCGCGCATCTGCCCCAGGATCGCCGGGATGGTCCGGAACCCGAGCCACGCTGCCGCTGCGGCGGTGACCATCCCTTGGTGCCCGGACATGAAATCCCCGAGCCCGTGAATCAGCGGGGAGACAGCATTCAGCGCGCCGGCCGCGGCTTCCAGTGCCACGACGAACAGCTGCCAGGAGGAGACCCCGAGGCTGGCCGACGCGTGGGCGAGTGAGGTGCCGATCTGGCCCAGAGGGGGCCCGAGTTCCTTGGCGGTCGACCACAGCGAAGCCAGGAGGGCGCGGACTTCCTGGGCGTTCGACTGGACCGCTTCGTTGCCGGCCAGGGCATGCCAGGCGCGTTCCACTCCGGGAATCCACCGGTCGAAGACCTTCTCGTCGAAGGCTTCGGACAGTTCGGTGATCTTCGGGGTCGCGGCGTCGATCGACGTGGTGATGCTCGTCAGGGTGGCGGGAAGGCGCTTGAAGCTGGGTTCCTCCGCTGCGGCACCCGCGCGGCTCAGCGCGGCCTTGACGTTCTCGAACGCACCCCGGACGGTCTTGCCCATGTTCAGGGCCGCCCCCGAGATGTTGTTGCGGATCGCCGCCTCGAACACCTCCGAGGAGATCTTCGCCTTCCCCGCCATCTTCTTGACCAGTTCAGGGGCGACGTTCATCTCGTTCGCGATCCACTGGTAGATCGGCAACCCGCGGCCGGCCAACTGGTTCAGGTCGTCGGTGTAGGCAGTGCGGCCGGTGCGGACCTGATTCAAGATCAGGCCCATATCCGACAGTGATGTGCCAGCCACCGCGGCGGCGTCGGCCGTCAACTTCAGGTACGAGGTCAGTTCCTTGCCGGGCTTCACACCTGCGGCGACAGCACTCGCCGCGATCGTCGCGGCGTCACCGAGCCCGTAGGCGGTCCCCTTCACGCTGGAGAGCGCGGAGTCCATGATCTGCGCGGTGCCCTGCGCGTCATGCCCCAGAGCAGTCAGCTTCCCGCGGGCGTCATCGATCGCCGTCAACCGGTTCAAGCCCAGCGTGAGAGCGGTACCCAGCGTCGCGGTGATACCCGCCGCTGCGGTCACCGCACCCGCCTTCAACGCCTTGCCCATCACTGCGGCGCCGCGTTGGCCGACCTCGGCCAGCTTCCGCTCCACCGCCGTCAGGTTCGTGTTCGCCGCGACACCTCGGGAGAACTGCTGCCCAACGCGGCGGCCGGCGCGATCACCGTCCGCCTGGTTCAGTGCACGCCGGATATCCCGCTGCATCCCCTCGGCGGAGACAGCAAGGGTTACCCACGCGGTTGCTAACTCCGGCATCGCGCACCTCCTAAATCAATTGCAGTAGTAGTGGTTTCGGTCGGTCGCTGCCGCGCGGGCGGGCATGAAAGGGGTGATTGCGAAAGCCACCCGCACCGCGCGGCAGCGCCGAGTTCATGGGTCAGAACTCCGCTTCGGGCATGTGGTCAGTCCTTTCAGGCGCTGGCCGGTTCGGGCAGGTCGGTAGTGACGCCGAGCTCGGCGAGGTTGGCGACGTGGGACCAGAACATTTCGATCTCGGTGCGCCGGTTGTAAGAGCGGCCGGGCGCGAAGAGCTGGTCTGCAAAGTCGTAGGCGCGCTGGATGGTGTCGCCGTCGGGCAGCCAGGGGTCGTTGTCGGCGACCGTGAGCAGCCACTGGTTTGCCGGCACAGCGTTCATGCTGCTGTTGCCGTAGCTGTCGACCTGCATCGCACCGGCATGGGAGGCATTGAACCAGGCGCGGATTGCGGGTTCGGTGCTGTTGCGGGCGGGGGTAGTACCGCGGCGCTGCTGCCAGTACGGCACCACTTCGAGGAACCGCGCGACCTCACCGACGGTGTCGAAAGGCCGGCCGAACGCTCCCACCCCGCCGCCAGCGCCCCGGTTTCCGGCCGCGTACCGGCGGTGCTCGGCGCGGATCTCGACATACCGACCAATCAGACCTTGCACCAACTGGTAGTCAGCGACAGCGTTCTTCCCCGCGGCGAGCGCTGCGTCGGCGCTGGCAGGTTGCCCGGCGATCCGTTCGCGGTTGTCGCGTACCGCGGCCATGAGCTGGTCAAGCTGGCCGCGCAGGAAGTCCAGGGCGACATCGGCGTGATTCGCCAGGAGGGTGGCTTTCTGGTGGTGCAGGTCGGTCAGCTCGGTTGCGAGCATCTGGTGGAACTCGTGGCGGCCGAGCTGCGCGGTGTACTCGTTGCCGTAGTCGGCGCACATCTGCCGTAGGTCCAGTGGGCCGTCGCCGTCGAGGCGTTCGCGGACCACGTCGAGGTATCGGAGGCTGACCGGTATCCCAGCCGCGGCGAGGGCCGGGAGTTCCTTCTTCAGCCGATTCTCGCGGTGTTCGGCTGCTCGATAGCCCGGAAGCTGGTCTAGTACTGCGTCTTTCATTGACTGCGGCATCGGCGTCATCCCTCTCATAGGTTGAATCCGACGACGTGCTCGCGGCTGGTGTCGACGTGGATCTTGTGGTCCTTGGCGTAGGAGTCTCGGCCTGCGGCCAGCGCCTTGGACGCCGATTCCCTCACCTGCTCAGGTGTCAGTCCGGTGTCGGCGGGTTCGCGCACTTCGCCGACCACCGCCTTGAACTCGTCGTCGGTCAGGCCGGCGAGCCACTGCTTGGCGCCGGCTTCCAGTGGGTTCATCGGTTCCTCGCTTCGACGTATTCGATGACGGTGCGGCGGTGGAAGATCCACCGGCCGGAGATCTGCACTCCGTCGAGGTCCGCGGCGATCCGGCGGGTATGCCGGGTGCTGCACCCGAGGATCCGGGCTGCTTCGTCGGTGTCGATCTGATCTGATTCTTGTTGCCGCACACCAGTGTTACGTCCGCCTACGGACATCTTGAGGTGCTCGTCCAACGCTCGCATCCACCCCGGAACGGGCCGCGCCCCCAGAACCCTCCACCGGATCGTCTCCGCGATGCAATACCGAATCCCGTGCAGCTGCTCGCCGGTCAACGGAACGAACCCGCTATCCACCAGTCTGCCCTGACCGCATCTCGGCCTCGACCGCCGCCAACTGCAACTCCAGCGCCAACAAGGCGTTCCCGTCGTGCTGGTACACCGCGCTGAACGTGTTGCCTCCGAACCCCGCCAGGGTCCCCACGAACGCGATCGTGCACACGAGGCACCCGTATACCTCGTCGATGACGGGCAGCCAGTCGCCGTCCTCGCGCTTCAACCCCTCGATGAGCACCCGGAGGACCCGGGTCTGGGTGAGGTACCCGCCGCGCGGGTCCGGGTGGGGATCGCAGGCGTGGCCAGTCATGCTGTCTCCTGA contains these protein-coding regions:
- a CDS encoding HNH endonuclease; translated protein: MAQRENDAAAKRLRARLRKQFRPCHICGRDIDYTVHYLDPGAFQVDHLLPVSLGGPADDWDNVDASHRACNRTRSNTIDAKAAAAAAHYGIPLADTAGHCRTDGSYCNRHGGTHPVGAPGLTILTTRKW
- a CDS encoding tape measure protein, with translation MERKLAEVGQRGAAVMGKALKAGAVTAAAGITATLGTALTLGLNRLTAIDDARGKLTALGHDAQGTAQIMDSALSSVKGTAYGLGDAATIAASAVAAGVKPGKELTSYLKLTADAAAVAGTSLSDMGLILNQVRTGRTAYTDDLNQLAGRGLPIYQWIANEMNVAPELVKKMAGKAKISSEVFEAAIRNNISGAALNMGKTVRGAFENVKAALSRAGAAAEEPSFKRLPATLTSITTSIDAATPKITELSEAFDEKVFDRWIPGVERAWHALAGNEAVQSNAQEVRALLASLWSTAKELGPPLGQIGTSLAHASASLGVSSWQLFVVALEAAAGALNAVSPLIHGLGDFMSGHQGMVTAAAAAWLGFRTIPAILGQMRAGMTQTGTATTGMFAAWGRGVASIQSGGSRITGLFRGFSDEMRLQQHLAMMSGQSISRTNAAWSTLAARGSGALNSMKSAVGGLVGALGGPLNIALMGATVAIGAVMAKNQQASQSMQAYQDAIKRTREAQTDLNEALMRSRGAFDDTVKGEAVDRIKALGDELQTASERTASWADEYRKAGSTGNWAALRGMITPRFGGKYDSVANEIRDEANASREAKTALDALKMSNQTLADVTYGSQPVFDQLVQKLEGAGDGGQKTAAAMRLARGEFLKQQAVAAGVAPGVYEMATAMRVLADNTATAADKTKALKAAMDAMNPARTAGDAAAAHTRAVDAARSTLQGPVDASRGVGDRLFLANGEIDQQIGNGVDLAGVLKQLADTTADYSQHGRDMTEVLRQNDEQFAALAEAYGTTVPKIKAAYKSLGGSLSDFGGQLGKVAQLLQSGDIPTDHPIKIDTPGGKAVLDLLKAMNAEVKEGNDKQIEVTAPLGDQTLQLLKNLGYEARIVDQKLIMTKVDPDSLSQTQQALAALLKDENKTITVTQVLQNAAGGTQPGAPALAPNGSLPGLGGVAGPRLVGAIVPMADGGFRYIRKPETAGLYSGRGAGTVFAEKQTGGEAYIPLAPGKRKRSAAILSEVARLFGMTVMEDGGITLDSLKQFASQISGGAYVRGGPPALSGTDCSGAQAAIVNYLTGASGRFGTAAEGQALLARGFQMGDPPAGIAAYWVGWRNGGAGGGHTAGTIVDPNGGNVNVEMGGRSGGGAFGGMADGAASFPQRAWIAIAGGEDPSRSGSGGSSAAVRTASARVTSSKAAVTSAQASLDAAEKSVADLKAKGASADKVAIAEKKRDAAAQRLAAAQERQGIAEDKLAAAKEKAANGSDKQLKGSDGGAESFGQSLISGLLQGIGFDGSVISNPFDWPNFKSAMALANWGTGLAKNVLSGGDDTGGSGIGGGALGGIGLPGVADFIKTASQPVTEPIQHGVSGGAPGPDSAPSYVINGNVGMNPTTLTQTFDSKNNQTIRRNLAAVRPG